A stretch of Bradyrhizobium sp. CCBAU 53338 DNA encodes these proteins:
- a CDS encoding ABC transporter substrate-binding protein encodes MRSSTIFATIIALTAATPALADDVKVGIGISGWTGFAPLTLAKEAGIFKKNGLDVTIKKIPQKDRHLAIASGDVQCAATTVETWISWNANGVATKQIFQLDKSYGADGMAVRNDVTSIKELKGKTVAASAPGTSPYFALAWMLKKNGLTVKDVTVVNLEPAAAAQAFVSGQNDAAMTYEPYLSTVRAAPDKGKIIATTLDYPIVMDTFGCTPKFLSENPKAAQALANSYFESLDMIAKDQAKSYEIMGADVKQTGAQFGNSAKYLRWQDKAANQKFFAGDFLAFNKDAAELLLEIGIIKSAPKVEDLYDASFIK; translated from the coding sequence ATGCGTAGTTCGACAATTTTTGCGACAATCATTGCTCTTACGGCCGCCACTCCCGCGCTCGCGGACGACGTCAAGGTCGGCATCGGCATCTCCGGATGGACCGGCTTCGCACCGCTGACGCTGGCGAAGGAAGCCGGCATCTTCAAGAAGAACGGCCTCGACGTCACCATCAAGAAGATCCCGCAGAAAGACCGCCATCTCGCCATCGCCTCCGGCGACGTACAGTGTGCGGCAACCACGGTCGAAACCTGGATCTCCTGGAACGCCAACGGCGTCGCCACCAAGCAGATCTTCCAGCTCGACAAGAGCTATGGCGCCGATGGCATGGCCGTGCGCAATGACGTCACCTCGATCAAGGAGCTGAAGGGCAAGACCGTCGCCGCCTCTGCGCCCGGCACCTCGCCCTATTTTGCGCTGGCCTGGATGCTGAAGAAGAACGGCCTCACCGTGAAGGACGTCACCGTCGTCAACCTCGAGCCGGCCGCCGCCGCGCAGGCCTTCGTCTCCGGCCAGAACGATGCCGCGATGACCTACGAGCCATACCTGTCGACCGTGCGGGCCGCACCGGACAAGGGCAAGATCATCGCGACCACGCTGGACTATCCGATCGTGATGGACACGTTCGGCTGCACGCCGAAGTTCCTGAGCGAGAATCCGAAGGCGGCGCAGGCGCTGGCCAACAGCTACTTCGAATCGCTCGACATGATCGCCAAGGACCAGGCCAAATCCTACGAGATCATGGGCGCCGACGTGAAGCAGACCGGCGCGCAGTTCGGCAACTCGGCAAAGTATCTGCGCTGGCAGGACAAGGCCGCGAACCAGAAGTTCTTTGCAGGCGACTTCCTCGCCTTCAACAAGGATGCCGCCGAGCTTCTGCTCGAGATCGGCATCATCAAATCAGCGCCGAAGGTCGAGGACCTCTACGACGCCAGCTTCATCAAGTAA
- the hutC gene encoding histidine utilization repressor: MSLATDAADKPTLYKRIRADIEKRILTGEWPPGHRIPFEHELVARYGCSRMTVNKALSELAQADLIERRRRAGSFVRRPQHQSAVLKIADIRAEITALGRSYGYELISRKLRAATTADRERLGVKKASKVVAISCRHSADKVPFAVEDRLIDLSSVPSAATADFSREPPGSWLLHHVPWTEAEHTISAIVADDRTAEALDIAVGAPCLVIDRYTWRSARTITAVRLLYPGDSHRLVARFKGG; encoded by the coding sequence ATGAGCCTTGCCACCGATGCAGCCGACAAGCCGACGCTCTACAAGCGCATCCGCGCCGATATCGAAAAGCGCATCCTGACCGGCGAATGGCCGCCGGGCCATCGCATTCCCTTCGAGCACGAGCTGGTCGCGCGCTATGGCTGCTCGCGCATGACGGTGAACAAGGCACTGTCGGAACTCGCGCAGGCCGATCTGATCGAACGACGACGACGCGCCGGCTCCTTCGTGCGCCGGCCGCAGCATCAATCGGCCGTGCTCAAGATTGCGGACATCCGAGCCGAGATCACTGCGCTAGGGCGCAGCTATGGCTACGAGTTGATCAGCCGCAAGCTGCGCGCCGCGACCACGGCCGACCGCGAACGTCTCGGCGTCAAGAAGGCCAGCAAGGTGGTCGCGATCTCCTGCCGTCATAGCGCCGACAAGGTTCCATTTGCAGTTGAAGACCGGCTGATCGATCTGTCGTCGGTGCCATCTGCTGCGACCGCGGATTTCTCCCGCGAGCCGCCCGGCTCATGGCTGCTTCACCATGTCCCATGGACAGAAGCCGAGCATACGATCAGCGCCATTGTTGCGGATGATCGCACGGCGGAAGCGCTCGACATCGCCGTCGGCGCGCCCTGCCTCGTGATCGACCGCTATACCTGGCGCAGCGCGCGCACGATCACCGCGGTGCGCCTGCTCTATCCCGGCGACTCTCACCGCCTCGTCGCGCGATTCAAGGGAGGTTGA
- a CDS encoding formimidoylglutamate deiminase, which produces MSRLHFASALLPSGWANDVQVVITAGAIAEVTPGAAPIAGDERHAIALPGLASLHSHAFQRGLAGLAEMRGDSTDTFWTWRETMYRFALAMTPDDIAAVATLLYVEMLERGFTRVGEFHYLHHDRDGSPYADPAEMAARIAQAAEASCIGLTLLPSFYAHGSFGGAALHDGQRRFINSVDQFAKLMAASRKAIANLPHANIGIAPHSLRAVAPDELAAILPLAEVGPVHIHAAEQVKEVEDCLAWSGRRPVQWLLEHAPVDQRWCLIHATHMTDQEVGAFAKTGAIAGLCPVTEASLGDGIFPAREFLDAGGSYGVGTDSNVLVGVADELRQLEYGQRLKHRARNVLSSGAGRSTGRTLFDDAHAGGARALAQPTIGLAPGARADIVTLDAAHPSLAGRAGDAVIDGWIFAAGIGAIDCVWAGGNKVVENGQHKLRQAARERFGTAIRRLVA; this is translated from the coding sequence ATGTCCCGACTGCATTTCGCTTCCGCGCTCCTGCCCTCGGGCTGGGCCAATGACGTGCAAGTGGTGATCACCGCCGGCGCGATCGCCGAGGTGACGCCGGGTGCAGCGCCCATCGCCGGCGATGAGCGCCACGCCATCGCACTTCCGGGACTTGCGAGCCTGCATAGTCACGCCTTCCAGCGCGGCCTGGCGGGGCTTGCCGAGATGCGCGGCGATTCCACCGATACTTTTTGGACCTGGCGCGAGACCATGTACCGCTTCGCGCTGGCGATGACGCCAGACGATATCGCTGCCGTTGCAACGCTGCTGTATGTCGAAATGCTGGAGCGGGGTTTTACCCGCGTCGGCGAATTCCACTATCTGCACCACGATCGCGACGGCTCGCCTTACGCCGATCCCGCCGAGATGGCCGCGCGCATCGCCCAGGCTGCCGAAGCTTCCTGTATCGGCCTGACGCTGCTGCCGAGCTTTTATGCGCACGGGTCCTTTGGCGGCGCGGCGCTGCATGACGGCCAACGCCGCTTCATCAACTCGGTCGATCAGTTCGCCAAGCTGATGGCCGCCTCGCGCAAGGCGATCGCAAACTTGCCGCACGCCAATATCGGCATCGCGCCGCACAGCCTGCGCGCGGTGGCGCCGGACGAACTCGCGGCGATCCTCCCGCTTGCCGAGGTCGGTCCGGTGCATATTCATGCTGCCGAGCAGGTGAAGGAAGTCGAGGATTGCCTCGCCTGGTCCGGACGACGGCCGGTGCAATGGCTGCTGGAACATGCGCCCGTCGATCAACGCTGGTGCCTCATCCACGCGACGCATATGACGGACCAGGAAGTCGGCGCATTCGCCAAGACCGGCGCGATCGCAGGCCTGTGTCCGGTCACCGAAGCGAGCCTCGGCGACGGCATCTTTCCGGCGCGGGAATTTCTCGACGCGGGCGGTTCGTACGGTGTCGGCACCGATTCCAACGTGCTGGTCGGCGTCGCTGACGAGTTGCGCCAGCTCGAATACGGCCAGCGGCTGAAGCACCGCGCACGCAACGTGCTCTCGAGCGGAGCCGGCCGTTCGACCGGCCGCACACTGTTCGACGATGCCCATGCGGGCGGCGCGCGGGCGCTGGCTCAGCCGACAATCGGCCTTGCTCCGGGCGCGCGCGCCGATATCGTCACGCTCGACGCCGCGCATCCCTCGCTGGCCGGACGCGCGGGCGACGCGGTCATCGATGGCTGGATCTTTGCGGCCGGCATCGGCGCGATCGATTGCGTCTGGGCCGGCGGCAACAAGGTCGTCGAGAACGGTCAGCACAAACTGCGCCAGGCTGCGCGCGAGCGCTTCGGCACGGCGATCCGGAGGCTCGTCGCATGA
- the hutI gene encoding imidazolonepropionase, translating into MAERFDRIWHNARLATMRADHPDLGEIEHGVIAIRGGHIVYAGAAADFPIDADAIQRIDCEGRWITPGLVDCHTHLVYGGNRAHEFELRLKGASYEEIARAGGGIVSTVAATRKASEAELVASALQRLDALIGEGATTVEIKSGYGLDTATEMRQLSAARSLGRQRKVAIRSSFLGAHALPVEADGDKDRYIDLVCKEMLPHVAKSGLADAVDAFMEGIAFSAEQTVRVFETAKGLGLPVKLHADQLSNLGGAALAAKYSALSADHLEHTDEAGAAAMARAGTVAVLLPGAFYFIRETQKPPVEVFRKLGVHMALATDCNPGSSPLTSLLLAVNMGATLFRMTVAECLTGITREGARALGVLDETGTLEAGKWCDLAIWDIERPAELVYRIGFNPLHRRVWRGQ; encoded by the coding sequence ATGGCAGAACGTTTCGACCGGATCTGGCACAACGCCCGGCTCGCCACGATGCGGGCCGACCATCCCGATCTGGGCGAGATCGAGCATGGCGTCATCGCCATCCGTGGCGGCCACATCGTCTATGCCGGCGCGGCGGCAGACTTTCCTATCGATGCGGACGCGATTCAGCGGATCGATTGCGAGGGGCGCTGGATCACGCCAGGCCTCGTCGATTGCCACACTCATCTCGTCTACGGCGGCAATCGCGCCCATGAATTCGAGCTGCGCCTGAAGGGCGCGAGCTACGAGGAGATCGCGCGCGCCGGCGGCGGCATCGTCTCGACCGTGGCTGCGACCCGCAAGGCGAGTGAGGCCGAGCTGGTCGCGAGCGCGCTGCAGCGGCTGGATGCGTTGATCGGAGAGGGCGCAACGACAGTCGAGATCAAGTCCGGCTATGGTCTCGATACCGCGACCGAGATGCGCCAGCTTTCCGCTGCGCGCAGCCTTGGCCGTCAGCGGAAAGTTGCAATCCGCAGCTCCTTTCTCGGCGCGCACGCGCTGCCGGTCGAGGCCGATGGCGACAAGGATCGGTACATCGACCTCGTCTGCAAGGAGATGCTGCCTCACGTCGCGAAATCGGGTCTTGCGGACGCTGTCGATGCCTTCATGGAAGGCATTGCATTTTCGGCTGAACAGACCGTCCGGGTGTTCGAGACGGCGAAGGGGCTTGGTCTGCCCGTGAAGTTGCATGCCGACCAGCTCTCGAATCTCGGTGGTGCTGCGCTGGCTGCGAAATATTCCGCGCTCTCGGCCGACCATCTCGAACATACCGATGAGGCCGGTGCGGCCGCGATGGCCAGGGCCGGCACCGTCGCCGTGCTGCTGCCCGGCGCCTTCTACTTCATCCGCGAGACACAGAAGCCGCCCGTCGAGGTGTTTCGCAAGCTCGGCGTTCACATGGCGCTTGCGACCGACTGTAATCCCGGCAGCTCGCCGCTGACCTCGCTGCTGCTCGCCGTGAACATGGGCGCGACGCTGTTCCGGATGACAGTCGCCGAATGTCTCACCGGCATCACCCGCGAAGGCGCGCGGGCGCTCGGCGTGCTCGATGAGACGGGTACGCTGGAAGCCGGCAAATGGTGCGACCTCGCGATATGGGACATCGAGCGTCCCGCCGAGCTCGTCTATCGCATCGGCTTCAATCCGCTGCATCGTCGTGTCTGGAGGGGCCAGTGA
- the hutH gene encoding histidine ammonia-lyase: MTESGAAVVVKGMVSLDDLARVLGGARVELDPSFWPRVEAAAAIVANAALAAAPVYGINTGFGKLASKRIPPDQTALLQRNLIVSHCCGVGQVTPEPIVRLMMALKIVSLGRGASGVRREVIEQLQAMLAHRVYPLVPQQGSVGASGDLAPLAHMTAVMIGEGQAIVDGKTVSGQEALVAAGLAPLTLGPKEGLALINGTQFSTAYAISGVLRAFRLARAALVTGALSVDAAMASTAPFRSEIQALRGHPGQIAAAATLMALLDGSDIRLSHLEGDERVQDPYCLRCQPQVAGAALDLITQAARTLIIEANAVTDNPLVLVETGEIVSGGNFHAEPVAFAADTIALALSEIGAISERRIATLVDPALNFGLPPFLTPDPGINSGFMIAEVTAAALYAENKQRAAACSIDSTPTSANQEDHVSMAAHAARRLSDMADNLASILGIEFLVAAQGITLRAPHATSAPLAAVIAALREQVPALGADRYMAGDLAKAAALIEADALPAAALATLSSDPFPRLS, translated from the coding sequence GTGACGGAGTCGGGCGCCGCGGTCGTCGTCAAGGGCATGGTGAGCCTCGATGATCTCGCACGCGTGCTCGGCGGCGCTCGCGTCGAGCTCGATCCCTCCTTCTGGCCGCGCGTCGAGGCGGCGGCGGCAATCGTCGCGAACGCCGCGCTTGCCGCAGCTCCGGTCTATGGCATCAACACCGGTTTTGGAAAGCTGGCGTCGAAGCGCATTCCGCCCGATCAGACCGCGCTGCTCCAGCGCAATCTCATCGTCTCGCATTGCTGCGGCGTCGGCCAGGTCACGCCGGAGCCGATCGTGCGGCTGATGATGGCGCTGAAGATCGTTTCGCTCGGGCGAGGCGCCTCCGGCGTTCGCCGCGAAGTGATCGAGCAGTTGCAGGCCATGCTGGCGCATCGCGTGTATCCGCTGGTGCCGCAGCAAGGCTCGGTCGGTGCCTCCGGCGATCTCGCGCCGCTCGCGCACATGACCGCAGTGATGATCGGCGAGGGGCAGGCCATCGTCGATGGCAAGACCGTGTCGGGCCAAGAGGCGCTCGTCGCCGCCGGCCTTGCGCCGCTGACGCTGGGCCCCAAGGAGGGCCTGGCGCTGATCAACGGCACCCAGTTCTCTACGGCTTACGCCATCTCTGGCGTCCTGCGCGCATTTCGTCTCGCCCGCGCCGCGCTGGTTACCGGCGCCTTGTCGGTCGATGCGGCGATGGCTTCGACTGCTCCATTCCGTTCCGAAATCCAGGCGCTGCGCGGTCATCCCGGCCAGATCGCCGCGGCTGCAACGCTGATGGCGCTGCTCGATGGCAGCGACATTCGCCTGTCGCATCTCGAAGGCGACGAGCGTGTGCAGGATCCCTATTGCCTGCGCTGTCAGCCGCAGGTCGCAGGCGCCGCGCTCGACCTGATCACGCAGGCCGCGCGCACCTTGATCATCGAGGCCAATGCCGTCACCGACAATCCTCTCGTGCTGGTCGAGACCGGCGAGATCGTCTCCGGCGGAAATTTTCACGCCGAGCCGGTGGCCTTTGCCGCCGATACGATCGCGCTTGCGCTGTCGGAGATCGGCGCGATCAGCGAGCGGCGCATCGCGACGCTGGTCGACCCCGCGCTCAATTTCGGCCTGCCGCCGTTCCTGACGCCGGATCCAGGCATCAATTCCGGCTTCATGATCGCCGAAGTGACGGCGGCTGCGCTCTATGCCGAGAATAAGCAGCGCGCGGCAGCCTGCTCGATCGATTCGACGCCGACCAGCGCCAACCAGGAAGACCACGTCTCGATGGCCGCGCATGCCGCGCGTCGGCTGTCCGACATGGCCGACAATCTGGCTTCCATCCTCGGCATCGAGTTTCTGGTCGCCGCGCAAGGCATCACGCTGCGCGCGCCGCATGCGACCAGCGCGCCGCTCGCCGCCGTCATCGCGGCATTGCGCGAGCAGGTTCCTGCGCTGGGCGCCGACCGCTACATGGCCGGCGATCTTGCCAAGGCCGCCGCGCTGATCGAAGCCGATGCGCTGCCGGCCGCGGCGCTCGCCACGCTTTCATCCGATCCGTTTCCGAGGCTGAGCTGA
- the hutU gene encoding urocanate hydratase, with translation MNRRLDNDRTIRAPRGSDISAKSWLTEAPLRMLMNNLDPDVAERPSELVVYGGIGRAARDWESFDRITNALRKLENDQTLLVQSGKPVGIFRTHADAPRVLIANSNIVPHWATLDHFNELDRQGLMMYGQMTAGSWIYIGSQGIVQGTYETFVEVGRRHYRGSLAGKWILTAGLGGMGGAQPLAATMAGASMLAVECQPSRIEMRLRTGYLDRQAATLDEALAIMAESTKTKKAVSVGLLGNAAEIFPELVRRGVKPDIVTDQTSAHDPINGYLPKGWTLADWESKRASDPKAVERAAKTSMVEHVQAMLDFHAQGIPTLDYGNNIRQMAQDMGLKNAFGFPGFVPAYIRPLFCRGVGPFRWAALSGEPEDIFKTDAKVKELMPDDKHLHNWLDMARERIKFQGLPARICWVGLGDRHRLGLAFNEMVARGELKAPVVIGRDHLDSGSVASPNRETEAMKDGSDAVSDWPLLNALLNCASGATWVSLHHGGGVGIGYSQHAGMVIVADGTPEAARRIERVLWNDPASGVMRHADAGYEIAIDCAREKGLDLPSLAK, from the coding sequence ATGAACCGCCGACTGGACAATGACCGCACCATCCGCGCCCCCCGCGGCAGCGACATCAGCGCCAAGAGCTGGCTGACGGAGGCGCCGCTGCGCATGCTCATGAACAACCTCGACCCAGATGTCGCCGAGCGCCCGAGCGAGCTCGTCGTCTATGGCGGCATCGGCCGCGCCGCGCGCGACTGGGAGAGCTTTGACCGGATTACCAACGCGTTGCGCAAGCTCGAGAACGACCAGACCCTGCTGGTGCAGTCCGGCAAGCCGGTCGGCATCTTCCGTACCCACGCGGATGCGCCGCGCGTGTTGATCGCAAATTCCAACATCGTGCCGCACTGGGCGACGCTCGATCATTTCAACGAGCTCGATCGCCAGGGCCTGATGATGTACGGCCAGATGACGGCGGGCTCGTGGATCTACATCGGCAGCCAGGGCATCGTGCAGGGCACCTATGAGACCTTCGTGGAGGTCGGCCGCCGCCATTATCGCGGCAGCCTTGCCGGCAAATGGATCCTCACCGCCGGCCTTGGCGGCATGGGCGGCGCGCAGCCGCTGGCGGCGACCATGGCGGGCGCGTCGATGCTCGCGGTCGAATGCCAGCCGAGCCGCATCGAGATGCGCCTGCGCACCGGCTATCTCGATCGCCAGGCTGCGACGCTCGACGAAGCGCTCGCGATCATGGCCGAGTCGACGAAGACGAAGAAAGCAGTTTCCGTCGGCCTGCTCGGCAACGCCGCGGAGATTTTCCCGGAGCTCGTGCGCCGCGGCGTCAAGCCCGATATCGTCACCGACCAGACCAGCGCGCACGATCCCATCAACGGCTATTTGCCGAAGGGCTGGACGCTCGCCGATTGGGAATCAAAGCGCGCCTCCGATCCGAAGGCGGTCGAGCGCGCCGCGAAGACCTCGATGGTCGAGCACGTCCAGGCCATGCTGGATTTCCATGCGCAGGGCATCCCGACGCTCGACTATGGCAACAACATCCGCCAGATGGCGCAGGACATGGGCCTGAAGAATGCCTTCGGTTTCCCGGGCTTCGTGCCCGCCTATATCCGCCCGCTGTTCTGCCGCGGCGTCGGACCGTTCCGCTGGGCGGCGCTGTCGGGAGAACCCGAGGACATCTTCAAGACCGACGCCAAGGTCAAGGAGCTGATGCCTGACGACAAGCACCTGCATAACTGGCTCGACATGGCCAGGGAGCGCATCAAGTTCCAGGGGCTGCCGGCGCGGATCTGCTGGGTCGGCCTCGGCGATCGCCATCGCCTCGGCCTTGCCTTCAACGAAATGGTCGCGCGCGGCGAGTTGAAGGCGCCTGTCGTGATCGGCCGCGATCATCTCGACAGCGGCTCGGTGGCGAGCCCCAACCGGGAGACCGAGGCGATGAAGGACGGCTCGGATGCCGTGTCCGACTGGCCCTTGCTCAACGCACTGCTCAACTGCGCCAGCGGTGCGACCTGGGTGTCGCTGCATCATGGCGGCGGCGTCGGCATCGGCTATTCCCAGCACGCCGGCATGGTGATCGTCGCCGACGGCACGCCGGAAGCCGCCAGGCGCATCGAGCGCGTGCTCTGGAACGACCCGGCCTCCGGCGTCATGCGCCATGCCGACGCCGGCTATGAGATCGCGATCGACTGCGCCCGCGAGAAGGGGCTCGATCTGCCGAGCCTTGCGAAGTAG
- a CDS encoding bifunctional diguanylate cyclase/phosphodiesterase — protein sequence MPAVDLKDSCAALMRLFRVPRDPDLLRAQFDAFSKQIPLLYFILISNTLAVAYTYVNVAPDWLTMIVPSVLTLLAALRTFWWLRQRGLVRSDADILRNLRATNWMTLPIGAGFTAWSFALYPYGDPFAKSQVAFYMAVTVIGCIFSLMHLRSAALIVTLVVDVPYVLFFWATGEPTLKAIAVNNLLVSGAMVTVLFIYYRDFADLVASRKSLLAQQAATQALSDENFRLANLDSLTELPNRRRFFAELSSAFNNAEIRRARVAVGIIDLDGFKPINDNYGHSVGDRVLIEAGRRIREVCEGFWPQRVEFARLGGDEFGLVVCGDPEDADLARLGERIGEQVKLPYQLDTAHTGLSCSIGFALYPRSATTAEALYECADYSLYHAKRHLRGRTVIFSSELEAEIRSRGVIETLLRTADFDTELELVFQPIIDSMNEHTVGFEALARWQSPRLGWVSPADFIPAAERIGLIRPLTQALLVRALAAAKTWPDHTRLSFNLSAHDICSPDGILPLITIIEKSGVTPRRLDFEITETAVTFDFARAQQSIAALKAMGCGISLDDFGTGYSSLSHVHRLPLDKLKIDRSFVADINENPVSHKIIKSLTGLCDDMEISCVVEGVETRAQLDTLRRLGCDFLQGYYFAKPMPGAAIADHLARDRARLDAAQGAKDVA from the coding sequence ATGCCTGCGGTTGATTTGAAAGATTCCTGCGCCGCCTTGATGCGGTTGTTCCGCGTGCCCCGGGATCCGGATCTGTTGCGCGCGCAATTCGACGCCTTCTCCAAGCAGATCCCGCTGCTCTACTTCATCCTGATCAGCAACACGCTCGCGGTCGCCTACACCTATGTGAACGTCGCGCCGGACTGGCTGACGATGATCGTCCCGAGCGTGCTGACGTTGCTCGCGGCGCTTCGCACGTTCTGGTGGCTGCGCCAACGCGGTCTCGTCCGCAGCGATGCCGACATCCTGCGCAATCTGCGCGCCACCAACTGGATGACGCTGCCGATCGGCGCCGGCTTCACCGCCTGGTCGTTCGCGCTCTATCCCTACGGCGATCCCTTCGCCAAGAGCCAGGTCGCGTTCTACATGGCCGTGACCGTGATCGGCTGCATCTTCTCGCTGATGCATCTGCGTTCGGCGGCGCTGATCGTGACCCTGGTCGTCGACGTGCCCTACGTGCTGTTCTTCTGGGCCACCGGCGAGCCGACGCTGAAGGCGATCGCGGTCAACAATCTGCTGGTCTCCGGCGCGATGGTGACGGTGCTGTTCATCTATTATCGCGACTTCGCCGATCTCGTCGCCAGCCGCAAATCGCTGTTGGCGCAGCAGGCGGCGACGCAGGCGCTCTCGGACGAAAACTTCCGCCTCGCCAATCTGGATTCCCTGACCGAGCTGCCGAACCGCCGCCGCTTCTTCGCCGAGCTGTCGAGCGCCTTCAACAATGCCGAGATCAGGCGCGCTCGCGTCGCCGTCGGCATCATCGATCTCGACGGCTTCAAGCCGATCAACGACAATTACGGACACTCGGTCGGCGACCGCGTATTGATCGAAGCCGGCCGACGCATCCGCGAGGTCTGCGAGGGCTTTTGGCCGCAGCGGGTGGAGTTCGCGCGCCTCGGTGGTGACGAATTCGGCCTCGTCGTGTGCGGCGACCCCGAGGACGCCGACCTGGCGCGTCTCGGCGAGCGCATCGGCGAGCAAGTCAAGCTGCCCTACCAGCTCGACACCGCCCACACGGGCCTGTCATGCTCGATCGGCTTTGCGCTCTATCCGCGCTCGGCGACGACGGCGGAAGCGCTCTATGAATGCGCCGACTATTCGCTCTACCACGCCAAGCGCCATCTGCGCGGCCGCACCGTGATCTTCTCGAGTGAGCTGGAAGCGGAGATCCGCAGCCGCGGCGTGATCGAGACCTTGCTGCGCACCGCCGATTTCGACACCGAGTTGGAGCTGGTGTTCCAGCCGATCATCGATTCCATGAACGAGCACACCGTCGGCTTCGAGGCGCTGGCACGCTGGCAAAGCCCTCGCCTCGGCTGGGTCTCTCCGGCCGATTTCATCCCGGCCGCCGAGCGCATCGGTCTGATCCGTCCGCTGACGCAGGCGCTGCTGGTGCGCGCGCTTGCCGCGGCAAAGACCTGGCCGGACCACACCCGCCTGTCGTTCAATCTCTCGGCCCACGACATCTGCTCGCCCGACGGCATCCTGCCGCTGATCACCATCATCGAGAAGAGCGGCGTGACACCGCGCCGGCTCGACTTCGAGATCACCGAGACTGCCGTCACCTTCGACTTCGCGCGCGCGCAGCAATCGATCGCCGCGCTGAAGGCCATGGGCTGCGGCATTTCGCTGGACGATTTCGGCACCGGCTATTCGTCGCTGAGCCATGTGCACCGTCTGCCGCTGGACAAGCTAAAGATCGACCGCAGCTTCGTCGCCGACATCAACGAGAACCCCGTGAGCCACAAGATCATCAAGTCGCTCACGGGCCTCTGCGACGACATGGAGATCTCCTGCGTCGTCGAGGGCGTCGAGACCCGCGCCCAGCTCGATACCCTGCGCCGTCTCGGCTGCGACTTCCTGCAGGGCTACTACTTCGCAAAGCCGATGCCTGGCGCGGCGATCGCGGACCATCTCGCCAGGGACCGCGCGCGGCTCGACGCCGCCCAGGGCGCCAAGGACGTGGCCTGA
- the blaBJP gene encoding BJP family subclass B3 metallo-beta-lactamase — MRRLTAALCALALFAPAAQAQTIKDFLAVVMKKWTAPFDPFRLIDNIYYVGTDGIAVYVIKTSQGLILMDTAMPQSTGMIKDNIAKLGFKVADIKYILNTHAHLDHTGGFAEIKQDSGAQLIAGERDKPLLEGGYYPGDEKNADLGFPPVKVDRTVKEGDKVTLGDTTLTAHATPGHSPGCTSWEMTVKDGGQDREVLFFCSGTVALNRLVGQPTYPGIVDDYRATFAKAKAMKIDVLLGPHPEVYGMQAKRAQQIKSETPNPFVKPGELVAYATGLSEDFDKALAKQTAALQGAK; from the coding sequence ATGAGAAGGCTCACGGCCGCGCTGTGTGCGCTGGCGCTATTCGCACCCGCGGCGCAGGCGCAGACCATCAAGGACTTCCTGGCAGTGGTCATGAAGAAATGGACCGCGCCGTTCGACCCGTTCCGCCTCATCGACAACATCTATTATGTCGGCACCGACGGCATCGCCGTCTACGTCATCAAGACATCGCAGGGCCTGATCCTGATGGACACGGCGATGCCGCAGTCGACCGGCATGATCAAGGACAACATCGCCAAGCTCGGCTTCAAGGTCGCCGACATCAAGTACATCCTCAACACCCACGCCCATCTCGACCACACCGGCGGCTTCGCCGAGATCAAGCAGGACAGCGGCGCGCAACTCATAGCCGGCGAGCGCGACAAGCCGCTGCTCGAAGGCGGCTATTATCCGGGCGACGAGAAGAACGCCGATCTCGGCTTTCCTCCGGTCAAGGTCGATCGCACGGTCAAGGAAGGCGACAAGGTCACGCTCGGCGACACCACGCTGACGGCGCACGCTACGCCAGGCCATTCGCCGGGCTGCACCAGTTGGGAGATGACGGTGAAGGACGGCGGCCAGGACCGCGAAGTGCTGTTCTTCTGCAGCGGCACCGTGGCGCTGAACCGGCTGGTCGGACAGCCGACCTATCCCGGCATCGTCGACGACTACCGCGCGACCTTCGCCAAGGCCAAGGCGATGAAGATCGACGTGCTGCTCGGGCCGCATCCCGAGGTCTATGGCATGCAGGCCAAGCGCGCGCAGCAGATCAAGAGCGAGACGCCCAATCCGTTCGTCAAGCCGGGCGAGCTTGTGGCTTACGCCACCGGCTTGTCGGAGGATTTCGACAAGGCGCTCGCGAAGCAGACGGCCGCGCTGCAGGGCGCGAAGTAA